The DNA region CCCCTCCTCTCAGGTGGGCATTGAGTTGGTTCCGAGGGATTTTGATATGGATTCTCCACATCCATTCAGAAAATCAGATGTTGTCAGTCTGGTTCCACTACATAAGGTGATTACTTGAGATTGATGTGAACAAGCTTTTCTTCATCCTGTCTGGAAACCAGTCAAAATTTGTCCAATCCATATTGATTTGTGCCTTTTTATTTTCAGCAAGCAGCATGCTCCTCTGCAGATGGAAGGCAACTCCTGGaatcatcaaaaacagcctTGGACAAGGGAAAACTTGAAGATGCAGTCACCTATGGGACAAAGGTATATGCATTCTGAAATTACACTTCTGATATTCTCTTTGCAAATGCATAGTTGTCATGGCTTCTTTTATAATAATGCTTTTCCCTGTTTTTTCCATGTCAATAAGGTGCTTCACTATGTAATCATCCTTTTCTATTGGTACTGTAGTTTATTAGCTGATTCACATCTTTGGTGTTTCCAGGCTCTTGCAAAGCTAGTGGCAGTTTGTGGTCCCTACCATCGAATGACTGCAGGAGCATACAGCCTTCTTGCTGTAGTATTATATCACACTGGAGACTTCAATCAGGTCTATTTATTATCGATTTCTTTTTCCTGTGTAGCTGGAGATTTTCTCCAGGAACACTCAGATTATAGTCACCTTGCtaaatttctttcaataatCTGTGGCAGAATGACTTGTTATAGTCACAGAATCAACCCAGAAACTTTGCATTCCTTTATTTGAGGGTTTACCTTTTGTGCTGATTCAATATTCTGTTCGCTTTACAGGCCACTATATATCAGCAAAAAGCCTTGGATATTAATGAGAGAGAACTTGGACTTGATCATCCAGACACAATGAAAAGCTATGGGGATCTTGCTGTGTTCTATTACAGACTTCAACATACAGAGCTGGCTCTCAAGTATGCTTTTCATTCTTCGTGCATTAAGAATTTTAGGTTTGCATGATACTATGTAATTTCATGTTTCACATTCATTATATTTTGATCTGGTTCTGTCTTGATGTTGACTGGTTGCCTTGTGGACTACCTGATCGTATTCAATTATCCCTCTTTAGAATTATCAGAATAATGATTGCTCTCATTGTGATTCCGctccataaattttaaatatctgTTGCTCTGATAATCATATTTAAGCAACATGGttccttttattgtttttgacaaACAAGTTTCTTATCTATGTTGCTCAAACCTAgatcctttcttttttcattttggattTCTCAAGTGTGATCCAGTCTTATCTGTCttttctaaagttttttttccccatacTTCTTTTGTGAATCTTGGGAGATACCCGTAGTTGGATTCATATATACCATAATTCATGATAGTCTGTTCATGTTTTGTGGTTTAACTTTACCCTAGTTTGAGACTCTTGAGACTAGTACTGTTGTTGATTAGGTATGTAAAGCGTGCTTTGTATCTTTTACATCTCACATGCGGTCCATCACACCCAAACACTGCTGCAACATACATAAACGTGGCTATGATGGAGGAAGGTCTGGGGAATGTGCATGTTGCCCTCAGATATCTTCATAAAGCTCTGAAATGCAACCAAAAGTTACTTGGACCAGACCATATTCAGGTTTTAATTTGCCCTTCTCCTgaagtttgtttatgttatatttttcataacatgCTCACTATTTTCTAGGTGATGACAGAAAGTAAAATGGTTGGGTAAGCTTGTTATATGCTTAATTGAAGTTAATTATTTAATGCAATATGCATCACCTTCATATTAACTAAGAAGTGTTCTAAACAATCAGATACAATAAACTTTCCATATTGTAATTAATTAACCTTAAGAATTGCCATATCGATTTCTTTCTTCCTCCTTAAATGTAAAAATCCtcagaaggggaaaaaaagaatgttCATAAGCATTGAACATTGCAGATGGTCGGTATTCTGTACTCCATCTTTAAGCACTTTGCTGCATCTATTGAAACAATAAATCGCTAatgaaatttcatttttcacttGCTACATACTATAAATGATCTATTTACTATATCTGGAAAAAATAGCgcatttaattctttttgagAGGTAATCCTTTTTTGTTTCTGGTTAATGATGCCAGACTGCTGCAAGCTACCATGCAATAGCAATTGCACTCTCATTGATGGAAGCATATCCTTTGAGTGTTCAACATGAACAAACAACCTTGCAAATTCTCCGAGCAAAGCTGGGTCCAGATGATTTACGCACTCAGGTGTCTTgctaaattcattaattaatcaaCCCTTCTCATTTCTCTCCTCTTAGGCATTCATGTTACGTCATCTACTCTGAGCTAGAAACATTCATTAGTATGATGGTACTAGGCGCACTCAATGAATTTGAACATCTTGAAAGTATTATATTCATAATTGATAGCACATGTGCAATCCTCTTATCTACCCTCCTGACTTGGTGATCCAAAGGTTGAAGTGAATATAAGTTTGCAATTAACTAGGCCCCTGGGGATTATTTTGGCTTTCACCATGACATGGAGCCATGAAATGAATGGCTCCAAGTCTATGAGTTCAAGCCTTCAAGGACTACATGATATCTGTTTAACTatctctctttccctctctctttgACATAGAGATTCATTACCAAGTTTTGTACTTTTCAGAAGGGCATGTTTATATATGTGCTTATGGCTCCTATCCAGTTgtaattgtaaatttttaataaaatgctGCAGGATGCTGCTGCTTGGCTTGAGTATTTTGAATCCAAGGCTTTTGAACAGCAAGAAGCTGTACGAAACGGTACTAAGAAGCCTGATGCATCAATTGCTAGCAAAGGCCACCTTAGGTAAATTAGCAGAACACTGGACTATCATTGTTgcttcatttaattattttatacagtTTATTCTTCCACTTCTTTTACTAATCACACCATTTGGATGCTCTGCTATTGGGCgtggttacttttttttatcgGACTtgcatgaaaaacaatttatgctCTTTAAATTTTGCTGGAAATACATACATGAAATTGTAATAAGTTAACTTCAACAATTACACACACAAAGATAAAGGAAAAGGGGAAGATTTAATGCTTGAAGTTTCTTCATGATCTCTGCTACATGCACCAACATCACTCAGCAAGGACTTCCCATCTCACATTCAGTAACTTCCCCAAAGATTTTTTTCTATGGTCAAGAAGCATGTCAAATACTTGCCCAGAGCATCATATCTATCCTGTTCATATACTATTTTGCTGTTCCTGCACCAGAATACTTTTGAAATGGATGTGCAGAATAATTTGATCTGGTTGGATGCCACTATTGCTTTCTATATGATCATATGCACCATGAACATGCTGTTACATGTGAATGCAATCTACATATCTGGCTTATGATGCAAACTCTTGTTCAAACAGACATCTTGAAACTaatactttttacttttttaatatttggcaGTGTATCAGATTTGCTGGACTATATTAATCCAAGTCGTGATGCTAAGGTGAGAGATGTTGTCGCTGGAAAGAGAAAGAGCTATATCACAAAGGTATCTGGATATTCTTGTTTGATTAAAACAACTCTAACCCATCATACAGCCTACGACACCAGAGAAAAATCACACCAGTTTCTGTTCATGAATCTTGCACTGAACTGAAAAAGAATAGATATTGGCCACTCATTCTTGAAGTAAACATCTTAGGGGTTCCCTACTGGATCATTTGGAATACTGTAGAAACAATTCTCTTGCATGAATTTACACTGTCCTTTCAAAGGCTCAGGAAAATAGTTGTCTTTGTTATAGAAGTACAATGACAAGAAAACAGAGGCAAGATCTagaataattatgatttctcctTCGAACTTTTCCTTCTCTAATACTGTTAACAGTGAAGGCCTGTCACTTTTCTTGTTGTAATTGAAGTAATGAAAAAACGATGAAATGAAGATCCACCATGGAGATCAAGTATTTTGCCAAGCTATATTTCAGAATGATTACTGACTTGGAAAATCACAACGTTTTGTATGTAGTCAcctctaaatttttctttaatacaACATGCCTTTGCAACCTTTTGCTTTTCAGGTAAAGGATAAAACCCAGCCAAATGTCAGTACGGCAAGTTCCAATGAATCTACAAAAGATGCTCTTAAAGACGCTTCAGATGTGAAGATACTGGTGCCTGAAGATGATGCTTCCCAAGAGACCAGCTCTGCCCAAGTTCAACTCCAGACACCTGTTTTGGAAGAGAatgtggaaaaaaaaccaagcatcTGGACTGAAGCCTTGCTTGAAACTCATGCTGAAGGAGATGATGGATGGCAACCAGTTCAAAGGCCAAGATCAGCTGGCTTGTATGGGCGACGTCTAAAGCAGCGGCGGGGGATTGTTGGAAAAGTTTATAGTTATCACAAAAAGATTGTGGATGCTAACGTGGATTACGCTTCTGTCAAGAATGCTCACCAGAATAGTAAGTATTACCTTTTAAAGAAACGAGTGCCATCTCATGGAAGTTATGGAGACCACCAAACCACCAATCTCCCTCCAGGTACCAAATTTGGGAGGAGAATGGTTAAAGCTGTAACCTACAGGGTCAAGTCTGTTCCTTCATCTTATAAAACTTCTACAATAGAGAATCCCAGGATTGGCAGCAAGGCTCTTTCTTCATCAGAATCTGCTCCAGTTTCTGCCCCTAATGACATTCGTCCATCAAAGAATTCAATAGTGAGTCTTGGAAAATCTCCTTCATACAAGGAAGTAGCATTGGCACCACCAGGTACCATTGCTAAGTTGCAGGCGTGGTTTCCCCAAAGTGATAATTCAGATAACCAGGAAATTGGTGATGGAAAACTTGAAGAGACAAATGAAGCAAAAGCAATTGCTGGTTCAGTAGTAATGGGTGTGGAAGAAAGAAGTGGAGAGAAGGATGAGAATTCTGAATCAGATTACACAGATGATTTGAAGAAGGAAACAGTTGGTGCTCATAAACTAGAAGAACAACACTCAACTCACGTGTTGGAAGAAAATCCCCCCCTGATGGTGTCTCAGAGTGTGCAAGGACATGAATCTGGTGATATTGAGGTTCATGAAATTATACAGAATGGAATGTTGATTGACCAGATGCCAAATTCAATTGATTCCCTTCCAAAGGAACCTCCTGAGAAGGATTCATCTAGTGAATTTGATCCTCAAGTTGATCTCAACTCCACTTTGCCTGGAGCAGAGGACTTGAAGGACAAAccattgattttgaattcagGCGATGCTCAGGGATTACCAAATAAGAAATTGTCTGCTTCTGCAGCTCCTTTCAACCCCTCAACATCCATTGGACGTGCTCCACCAGTTGCCATCAACATCCCTCTTCCTTCTGCTCCTTGTGCTGTTCCAGCTGTTGCACCTTGGCCTGTAAACATGACTCTTCACCCTGGACCTGCAACTGTCATACGCCCCATTAATCCAATGTCGCCCCCACACCATCCATACCCATACCCCTCACAACCACCAACCCCAAACATGATACAGCCATTGCCCTTTATTTATCCTCCTTACAGTCAAGCAGTACCAACTAGTACATTTCCTGTTACTAGCAGCGCCTTCCAGCCTAATCATTTCTCTTGGCAGTGCAATGCGAGCCCCAATGTGTCAGAGTTTATTCCTACCACAGTATGGCCTGGCTGCCTTGCAGTGGAGTTCTCTGTCCTGCCACCTGTTGTTGAGCCAATTGCTGATCCTCTATTGGAGCCTAAAGCACAATTTGAAAATTCTGAAAGCCCAAGTCCACCTCCAATTCTGTCAGTGGACATTGACAACATAGGAGAAGCAAATGACGAAGCAAACCTTCAAGCATCAGACAGAAATGACAATGTGAAGGAATTGACTGGGGCGGGGTTGgaaaatataaaggaaaatgGTCATTCAAATCCATCCGAAGCTGAAATTTATAGGAATGATTCAAGTCAGGAAAAAGGCCCACAAGAAAATGTCACTAGCAGTATTGACCAGCAGATTAATGAGGAGAAAACCTTCAGCATTTTGTTAAGGGGAAGGAGAAACCGGAAGCAGACTCTGAGAATGCCAATGAGCTTGCTTAGTCGACCATATGGCTCACAGTCTTTTAAAGTTATATATAACAGAGTGGTAAGAGGCAGCGAATCTCCCAAATCTACAAGCTCTGCTGCAGGTGAAGGTTGCACAACTAGTGCTACATGATCCTAGGTTCTGCTGTTCTTTCCAATCAAGCGATCCAGTGTAAGCTGGATTGTTTGGAGAAAACTGGAAGATAATATCTTTAATGGATCATATGCGGGAGGGGCACAAGTATCTTGAGTATATTCGGGCTTTCATGATCACAGCACCTTCTGCAAAATTTAAAGGTTTGTTCTCTATAATCAAAGccaatgtaatttttgttttcttgactaACAAAAACAGGCAACTTATCTGTTGAACCTGAGGAAATTTCCATTTCATGAACTGCTTCTTTGATCTTCTATTTTCTTATGTAAATACATATTTGTAAACACTGCTCTCTGCAGTATCTTTCTAGACCTCCATATCACAACCATAGGGCAATATGCAGGCTGACCTTTCTCGTAGTCTATGTATAGAATTTATTGCAAGTGTTTGCAAGATTTACCTGTGACTAGTATATTTATGTTCTGATAAATTTGCAGTTCTCCATTTGACTTGGTTTGTGCCTGTGCAATTGGATAGTGGATACACAGTAACAGATGCTTCCATTTTGTTACTCCAGGTATTTCTGTCTctctttctatctcttcttGTTAATTCCAGAAACGGCAACATTTTAGCATAATAAACGGGCCCGGTCAAAAGAGAGAAACTGTCTTTTTAAATAAGTTGCTGTCTTGTGATGGATTCTTCTTAAAATGTACCATAATTGATTCCTTTGAATAACCATCAAGAGATGTCTGGGTAGTGGATGCATAACAGAACTTGGACGCCCAAGGGTTTTTCTTCCATGACTTGAAGTTGCCATGATTtcagtaaaaaataattcatttcctGCAAGTAAGTCACATAAACAAAAGCGCAGACTTACCGGAACAAAAAAAGTGAAGTCACCCATAACTTGAAATTACTTACTGGTGCTCAAGTGACATCAAGTTGGAGATTAGCACGCAAAAGAGGTTGAAAGGTTCTAGTCTGCTATATAGAGCCACATTTTTTGTGCCTTATTCTGGATGTTGCTTGATGTGCAGGTTTACAGTAGGAAGTCTACCATTTGAATCTTCAGCACATGTTTCGTCAAGTTGAAAATCTTGGCTGAAAATCCAGGTAGAAAATTTTGATATCTTGGATCACAGCATCTAAATACATTCAGTGCTTTTGGTTTCCCATATCTttgactttgaaaaattaatttgattgaattgTAAATAAGGGGAACTTTTCCATTGAATTAATTATAGCTTTGACATTTTGTTCAAGTGCCGGTGCATAATTTCCTTTTATCTGAAAAATGCATTGCTGTCACTAAAACCTAAATATTTTGAACCTGTGAAATTCCCCGACATCTCTCTTGCCAAAGGGCAGGCGAATTGTCTGTGATGTTAAAAGAGTGAAATAAATTGTTGGTAGATGGTAGCGGTACCAGTGTATTTACTCTTAGGCTCTCGTCTCATTACCTTGACAcaatttcttaatttctaaaCCAAACAgccagaagagaagaaaagagaaactcAACTTCactctttgaaaaaaatactccAACCAAACGAAATGCAACTCTTTTGTGTTAATTCTTTTCATTgccatttcaaaaaaacatattaaaaaaatatctttgcaTTATCCTTGCCAAACACAATAGAAGAAAAGACAACCCACAAATTCTAAATAGCTAAACAGCATGCCAATTTCCTCACAAAAACGAAATCTTTCAACATACATATCGCTTCAACTACTTCAATTTGTACAGAAAAGCTGACGGTCTCTCCAGCTTGGCAGACGCAATTATCCAGCCACAAACCATATCCTTAGCATCAAGCCACCACACTGGGCACACAAGGAACAGCTTGTAAAATAGATTAAACACTCAGGTTCTGACGAGGTCCAACATTGAACCAGAATGCAGCTGGACATGGCTTTCTGGCCTTGTCAAAAAAGATAATGGGTGCATGTCTGACTACTTCTACCATTTCTTTCAGACGCAAAATCTTCCATCAACCAGTTACCCTGTTTCACCAAAATACTCTTGAAATTTCTAGTAATATGGCCAAGGATGTAGACATAATACGCATGTGAAGTTAAAAGGAAGCACAAACTCaattgaaagaaaggaaaatgcaGATTCTTTTAAAATGGTACCTGAAAACTGAGTACTAAATTGGATTCATCTGGAAGGTTTCAGGTGGAGTAGTCTTCCCTGATCTCCTCAACCATGACAACGTTTCGAGAATGATGACTGTGACTAGAATCATAGTAATTAGAAAACCAAAGCCTATCTTCCACGACGTCCCTGCAGCTCCTAGATGGATTCCCCACACTATATTGAAGACTCCAAAGAAGAGGGCAATCCTTCCAAACCAGTGGTGGTACCAATTCCAGTACTTGCGGATCTTGGCATCTTTCTTAGGCCTTAAAAAGaacgccaaaatctgaatccCAGATTGGAGCATTTATCAGAATGCATTTCATATGATCAACATGTGATTATGAAAAGCCCCTGTGCATAAAATCAGATGAGGACATACCTGAAGAATACTAAGAGTGAGAGCAAAGATCCCTATGCCTCTGTGTGATGGTACATTGGCATCAATCTTGCTATAGAGTTGCTGTCCAAGAACCACATTGGCAAGCCCCAAGAGAAATCCCAAAAACTGAATACCAGCATGTAGATAATACCAGAGTGGTTCTTTATGCTTCAAATACCTTGCAACAATTGCTCCACTAGGAAGGAATAGAGCCCATGCCAAGGTTCCTAATACCCCGTGATTCTTCTTCATCTGCCCAGCATTTGTACGTGCTCTTGACGCAGAACCTGTGGGAAGAGAAATCGAGACCAAATATGAGTCGGAGCAATTTTTGTGAGAGACTGCAAGTAAAATCAtatgctaaaaaacaaaaaaaaaggaagcccGGCTCGGTGGAGATGAAACAAACCTGCAGTGAAGTCGAAAAGAATAGCGGTCTTGTCATCGTGCGACGATAGGCGGTAGTGATTTGGATACCTGGTTCCGAAAGCCAATATGATTGGCTGGGAAGCGAGAGGTTTCTCAAACTTGGCTTGAAATGCCAAGTAAATCATAGCCCCATTAATCACAACAGCAGGTGGAACCTTTGTGAGGTCCAATTCACCTGCATCCTCTATGACCTGTGATGGCCTGGCACCTTGCAAGTAATACTCTTTGATTCTCGCCTGACCTTTCCTATTAAACCAGCCCACCATAGCACTGGATCCAACCATCCTTCCATCTTTCGAAAACCCCATTGCCACCCATCCGGTTGTGTATACAGCAGATAATATAAAAGTCATCACATTATCTTCTTTCTTGTGATACTGCAGGCACAGGATGATGGTATTAGGGTATGCCCAGGAACAGAAACAAATGagatcaaagaaaaaatgaatcgtCAGATTGGACTTACCCTCAACAGAAAAGTATTCCAAACTGGTTTGCAGACCATatttgatatgttattatatGGTGGAGGAAGAAAACTACTCATATCGGTGTTGCAAAGCTCGGATCTTTCCTGATCCATCGCAACGCCACTAGGGGCAGCATAAGCACCACCACTAATAGTGCTATTGTCACCAATCTGATCTTCTTCTGTGACTCCAAAATCATAACCATCATCTTTGTTAGACTCATTTGACTTATCATCAGCAGCCACGAAGATCCTGAGTCTCGAgacaaaaaacaagaagcatAATAAAACAAACACAAGCCTCGATTTTTGAAATCTTGAATTTGCCATGGAGATCGAAGGCTCGTAACAGGAAGCAGCCAAGGATgacaagaacaagaagaaagaatatTGCGAACGTGAAAGTGAAGGCAGTAGTCAGGTGGCGAGTAGTTGTTGAGAGGAAACAGTTTCTTGAAAATGAAGGGAAATTATGGTTAGGTGATGGCGGGTAATCATCATTCCCGCCAGTTCTTGCAATCTCACCACCCAACGACAACATTCTTATCtctcttaattttgttttcaaattaccGTTAAGAAGAAGATGTTGCAAAGTAACATTGCTTAGAAAGCTGGAATTGGAAGTAAACTTGTTTTCAtcactgtttttatttttatttttttatatataaatatatctgtcatatattttttcttaatctaaaataaaattgatgtggAGATGTCTATATATCTAGCTATCATGAATCATACTCGTAAACCGGTTTCTTGGAATCCTATTTGAGGAAAGTTAATTAGGTTACacatcctcattttttttttctttttttttttgacttgttatttcgctttgaaatatattaaaatatatttatttttgatattaacatattaaaatgatctataaataattttttttatttaaaatcaaaactaaattcaaatttttttaataattcgaTTGCACCAAAATAACAAAGATCCCTTCAATCTGCTAGaattccttccttaaacagaaCTATAGATTTTGTGGAATCATATTAAATAGGTGATGATATATTCCGCTCTGCTAAAAAACCGATCCTTGTTTACCATTCACACATTGTCTAACCAAATCAAGTGAAACTAGCAAGCTGTTGAAGGGCCTAGGTGATAGATAAAGGTGACGAACTTTAATTAGTGAGATCGAGACTTGTTTTGCATTAAAAGATACCAAGCAGGTTTAGTTTTGACAAACCAACGGAAAAAGAAGTGCTGGCCAATAATAATGCGTTTGTTGCTAGGTTAGGGGTATTGAGCAGTCACTGTCTTGGTCAGTCAGATGTTGACATATTTCCTTTGAAACATCTGAGCGAATTGTTTGTATTAAGCAAGATCCATGCCTCACAGAGTCTCGATCATCAAGCTTGAGAAGCCAAAAAAAGGGTGCCAGTTGGACATACATTATAATTAAGCCAGGAGCTAAGTAATCACAAATGCCTTTCTTCATCATTATAACATTAGTTACACAACGATTTTCTCACAGAGAACATCCATATGCCCTAACTTTGCACCAGGAGAGGGCTACATAGCTGAAAACCTTACTTTTATCAAAGCTTGTCTATTTACTTGGGAATTTAAACCAGAAAGAGGCGACAACTGTGACAGACTCTTAACCAGCCACTTTCTACTAAGCCTCAGGTTGATCCACCGACGGATTATACCGTTCAGAATGAACTAGCCTACATACTTGTAGCTGAATTAGATTAGAGCACTTCTGTTCCTGCTAGACAGAAGCACATTTCTCCTATTGGTCACTAGAATCACCAGGGGGTTCAAGAGCTTTTGAAGAATTGTCGTTGTCGACCACGGTTCAATGGGGTGAGAACGATTCCTCATCATGACTCTTGACATCGGTTGCGTTACAAACTCCCCATACTGAGACCTAATATTCTCTGGATGCGGCAAGAGGCATGTGAGAACAATGTTGAGTGCCTCTGCTGAGAAAGGCCTAAATGAAATGAGGCACCCTGTAGATGTGTTCCTCGCCACTCTTCTCGTCAACTTTGACAATCCAACTGCTGCTGATAGTTTTCTTCATTGCATTCTCCCTTATTTTGGGCGGAGAAGAGGATTCTCTACTACGCCGATCTCTCTTCTCGATATCATTGGGCTTTCCGATCATAGTAACCTCCATGCCTTTCCCTATGGGATGCTTCGTAGACCTTACTACAACCTCATCGTTAAGACACCTAACATGGCCTCCCAACCCTTTCTTTTCACCCACCAGGTTATTCGCCACCACCACTGATCTTCTTGGATTCACGTCTATCAACTTCAGCAACCCTGTGTATTCGTCATTTTTACAATCAACAAGagagaaatcaattttttcgtAATTTGGCAATAGCTTGGAGGGGTCACCCGTTTTGAAATCTACAATGTCCTTTAACCCCGAATCTTTTATCACTTTCTTTGATTCAGCAGGGACAGGTTCTGGAAGAATGCACACAAGCCTGCCTCCAGTTTGTCGGGCAGCGGCTGCTAAGGCTACAGTGGATGGTGAGACACCATATGCCACCTCCACaataagttttgctttcattccTGCTGCTAAGGCTGATATGAATTCATTGCTTCCTGGTTCTTTTGTCATCCACAAGTCATATCGCCTCTTGTGATTGCCACACTGTAAGTAAAAACAACACCGTGGTTAGCTACCGTCCATGGAGGTCATGCATAATTGTAGCTGTGTCTTAGTGCATATTTACCAGGAGGACAAACCAAAAAATGATCTAAACAAACCATCAAGATAGACTTCGGTGATTAACTTTGGTCCCATCTTGATGcaaaaaaatgaagtaaaaaaattaaagcaggaaagaaaaaagcttttagaaaaagaagccaagtattaaaagaaaaataaaattagaggttaatttttatttaatttatcaaaaaattgcctcataaactaaaagaaaaatatatataaacagtaaaACCCTAGAGCATTTCATTATTCGACTTAACTCATCCattaaaattgtttaatataaataattcaaataattaaaataaaataatgaaatagaCCCCAAATGGGTTCAGTCTTTCAATCAAAAAGTGACAATCTAAACTATTTTACATCGTTTTTGTTTATATACTCatgtaatttataatatgaatatGATATCCCCACCGCATCTTCTTGTCATTAACATTAGAAACacaaaataatcaatatttgcCTCGATAGCAATCTTTCAGGTTAATCCAGGGGGGAAATTACCGTTTTTCCTGTTgattaacataataaaacttCATCCCCTCATTAACATTAGGAACATAAATTAGTCAATATATGCCACGATAACTATCTTTCAGGTTAATCCAAGAGGGGGGAAATTGTTAATCTACGTAATAACCACATGAAATGGTAATTTGAAGAGAAAGAAGCTATTTCTACGCTTTCTTGATCCATTAGAATATCTTTTCAGCAATGATTATATTAACATCAAGAGCCCCAGTA from Populus alba chromosome 14, ASM523922v2, whole genome shotgun sequence includes:
- the LOC118041516 gene encoding protein REDUCED CHLOROPLAST COVERAGE 1; the protein is MAPRNNRGKARGEKRKKDEKVLPVVTDITVNLPDETHVVLKGISTDRIIDVRRLLSVNAETCYLTNFSLSHEVRGARLKDTVDVSALKPCVLTLTNEELDEELAVAHVRRLLDIVACTTCFGPSASAHDKIKSDIGKNAPAVQDSKTSKKTTAKSQSSSSTTTTTTNKQSSSPKSASKDVPVDSEEEMSHSCPKLGSFYEFFSLSHLTPPLQFIRKATKRRIDEISVDDHLFSLDVKLCNGKLVQVEACKKGFYGVGKQRTLCNNLVDLLRQLSRAFDNAYDELMKAFAERNKFGNLPYGFRANTWLIPPIAAQLPSVCPPLPVEDETWGGNGGGLGRDGKKDYIPWADEFLFVSSMPCKTAEERQIRDRKAFLLHSLFVDVAIFRAIKAVQHVKLKPNLLGSVANSNIPYTERVGDLSIKVMKDATNASSKVDTKIDGIQATGTDKKNSVERNLLKGITADENTAAHDIATLGTVNVRYCGFIAIVKAEVREEKKASTPSKSIELEQPEGGANALNINSLRLLLHKPTPSEHSKRAPNLQALEFEELSASKAFVERLLEESLARLEEEVLERDHLVRWELGACWIQHLQDQKNTEKDKKPSTEKGKKPSTETEMKVEGLGTPLKSLKNKKKSDESNIKMQPENSRPASDGLSGAVEDATLASVESHLENDAIDNELALQQLLSDAAFARLKESDTGLHCKSLQQLIDLSQKYYTEVALPKLVADFGSLELSPVDGRTLTDFMHTRGLQMRSLGRVVKLSEKLLHVQSLCIHEMIVRAFKHILQAVIAAVVDQEKMAVSIAAALNLMLGITETRDSIKSCHVHPLVWRWLEVFLKKRYEWDLSSLNFKDVRKFAILRGLCHKVGIELVPRDFDMDSPHPFRKSDVVSLVPLHKQAACSSADGRQLLESSKTALDKGKLEDAVTYGTKALAKLVAVCGPYHRMTAGAYSLLAVVLYHTGDFNQATIYQQKALDINERELGLDHPDTMKSYGDLAVFYYRLQHTELALKYVKRALYLLHLTCGPSHPNTAATYINVAMMEEGLGNVHVALRYLHKALKCNQKLLGPDHIQTAASYHAIAIALSLMEAYPLSVQHEQTTLQILRAKLGPDDLRTQDAAAWLEYFESKAFEQQEAVRNGTKKPDASIASKGHLSVSDLLDYINPSRDAKVRDVVAGKRKSYITKVKDKTQPNVSTASSNESTKDALKDASDVKILVPEDDASQETSSAQVQLQTPVLEENVEKKPSIWTEALLETHAEGDDGWQPVQRPRSAGLYGRRLKQRRGIVGKVYSYHKKIVDANVDYASVKNAHQNSKYYLLKKRVPSHGSYGDHQTTNLPPGTKFGRRMVKAVTYRVKSVPSSYKTSTIENPRIGSKALSSSESAPVSAPNDIRPSKNSIVSLGKSPSYKEVALAPPGTIAKLQAWFPQSDNSDNQEIGDGKLEETNEAKAIAGSVVMGVEERSGEKDENSESDYTDDLKKETVGAHKLEEQHSTHVLEENPPLMVSQSVQGHESGDIEVHEIIQNGMLIDQMPNSIDSLPKEPPEKDSSSEFDPQVDLNSTLPGAEDLKDKPLILNSGDAQGLPNKKLSASAAPFNPSTSIGRAPPVAINIPLPSAPCAVPAVAPWPVNMTLHPGPATVIRPINPMSPPHHPYPYPSQPPTPNMIQPLPFIYPPYSQAVPTSTFPVTSSAFQPNHFSWQCNASPNVSEFIPTTVWPGCLAVEFSVLPPVVEPIADPLLEPKAQFENSESPSPPPILSVDIDNIGEANDEANLQASDRNDNVKELTGAGLENIKENGHSNPSEAEIYRNDSSQEKGPQENVTSSIDQQINEEKTFSILLRGRRNRKQTLRMPMSLLSRPYGSQSFKVIYNRVVRGSESPKSTSSAAGEGCTTSAT
- the LOC118041515 gene encoding uncharacterized protein, with the translated sequence MAIVLSVDEGTIPDPHQLCDDIVESLKLIKDACGNHKRRYDLWMTKEPGSNEFISALAAGMKAKLIVEVAYGVSPSTVALAAAARQTGGRLVCILPEPVPAESKKVIKDSGLKDIVDFKTGDPSKLLPNYEKIDFSLVDCKNDEYTGLLKLIDVNPRRSVVVANNLVGEKKGLGGHVRCLNDEVVVRSTKHPIGKGMEVTMIGKPNDIEKRDRRSRESSSPPKIRENAMKKTISSSWIVKVDEKSGEEHIYRVPHFI
- the LOC118041517 gene encoding cytochrome b561 and DOMON domain-containing protein At3g61750 is translated as MANSRFQKSRLVFVLLCFLFFVSRLRIFVAADDKSNESNKDDGYDFGVTEEDQIGDNSTISGGAYAAPSGVAMDQERSELCNTDMSSFLPPPYNNISNMVCKPVWNTFLLRYHKKEDNVMTFILSAVYTTGWVAMGFSKDGRMVGSSAMVGWFNRKGQARIKEYYLQGARPSQVIEDAGELDLTKVPPAVVINGAMIYLAFQAKFEKPLASQPIILAFGTRYPNHYRLSSHDDKTAILFDFTAGSASRARTNAGQMKKNHGVLGTLAWALFLPSGAIVARYLKHKEPLWYYLHAGIQFLGFLLGLANVVLGQQLYSKIDANVPSHRGIGIFALTLSILQILAFFLRPKKDAKIRKYWNWYHHWFGRIALFFGVFNIVWGIHLGAAGTSWKIGFGFLITMILVTVIILETLSWLRRSGKTTPPETFQMNPI